CTGCCGTTCAGATTAAGTTCAGGTATTCAGATGGTCTCAGGATCCTTAAACATAGTCTTTTCCAGGATTCTTGGAGATTAGATGTGTGCTGAGATTTTTGTTGGATCGTAGGTGCGTTACGCTGCAGGCGCATAAGAGCACGCCTCCAAATAAACAAAGCAAAGATGCAAAAAACGCACCAATCAGAGACCTGCCGATCACATACCTACAAAGACAGCACATATAGTATTCATAATCAATATTTCAGACTCACAAAAAGACATGAAGCTCCAATGAATACTagaaacaatacaaaacaaaacagctcCTACCTATCATCACGTGTGTCCTGAAAGAAATTCTCAACAATTCCATACATAAACCAGCTGGTTATGCCCAAAGCACACAGACCTAGAAAGAATAAATAGTTATAAAAGTTATAAGAAAAAAGAATGCACACATTCATAAGTCTTAAGTCTAACTGTAAGGGACGACGGAGGCAATTGTAAAGCTTTTTTATGTTATCTCACAGAAATataaatgtacactactgtttactgtaaaatataggtacagtaaaaaaaaaaaaaccaaacagtaatattgtgaaatattattacaatttaaaataactgttttatattttaatatatgttaaaatgtaattttcaacatgatcactccagtcttcagtgttacatgatccttcagaaatcatttaagaaacatttcttattattatcaatgttgaaaacagtaatgtttttctGGAAATCATaacacttttttcaggattttttgatcaatagaaagtatttgaaatataaatattttgtaacattataaatgtctttagtgtcacttttgaacaatttactgtatctttgtaatttaaaaaaacaaaaaacaaaaaaaaagaaagtactAACTACCCCAAACCCCAAAGTAgtgtatatgtaaaatatatagtatttttattctgcaaggatagatttaattgatcaaaagtggcagtaaagacttttacagtggtataaaagatttctctttcaaataaatgcagttctttctattcataaaagaatcctgaaaaaagtatgtaAACTGTTTCCATAAAGttatattagtttattttttaagtagaacttaaaggaatagttcactttcaaataaaaatttcctgataatttactcaaccccgtgtcatccaagatgtccatgtacttccttcttcagtcaaaaagaaattaaggttttcgATTAAAaaattccaggattattctccttatagtggacttcaatggtctccaaacagttgaaggtcaaaattacagtttcagtgcagcttcaaagggctttaaacaataccagatgaggaataagggtcttatctagtgaaacgatcggtcattttctaaaaagaaaaaaaaaaaaaaaatcaaaatgtatatgctttacaggcacaaatgatcgcatcacaagtgcttccaccagaccgccttccgtattcttcaaaaagcttacgctgaatatcctacgccttccctatccaacttacggaaaaaacggaactggcgccgcgttcgttccgtaagtcgaataaggaaggcgtaggacatacagcgtaagctttttgaagaatacggaatcgcgttctggtggaagcacttgtgatgcgatcatttgtgcctataaagcatatacatttagatttttttttagaaaatggccgatcgtttcgctagataagacccttattcctcgtctgggatcatgtaaagccctttgaagctgcactgaaactgtaattttgacctttaaccgtttggagaccattgaagtccactataaggagaaaaatcctggaattttttaatcaaaaaccttaatttcttttcgactgaagaaagaaggacatggatatcttggatgacatgggggtgagtaaaatttttatttgaaagtggactaatcctttaattttttttttttttcaatttaattttttgatagtttttttataacaaaaatgctggaaaatatttgtaaaaaatcattttcaaagaaaaattgtagtgctgtcaaattgattattCGCGATTATTTGCATCTAATAAAAGTAAATTGTAAATGATTGGCTAAAAAAAAGAACCTGAtatatgcgattaatcgcatacacacacacactcaaacttttatgttagatgcagtcaattgtgattaatcgatttgacagcactaaaaaatAGATTTCATTTCTGGCTCcagttttgatttttaaaatctggGTTGAACTCACCACTGCACACAAAAAGGATTCCCCCTGCAAAGGCAGTTCTGTCTTTCGACTGCTCGTTCTCGTCTAGACATCTCGTGTACCTGAGGCCTGAAATGGCTACCAGCGCGGCGAGGCTTGAAAAGACGATGCTGATGATCATCATTACTCGGCCCAGCTGAATTTCATCTACAACAACACACAGCAACAATCAGAGCACATCTGTTGAAAAGAAGTCAAACAGCAGATGGATCCATAAATCTTAGAACAGATACTCACAGGTTTGATGAAGAAGAGAATTGTAATATTTGCAGTGCACTACAGACAAACTGTTTATTTCGCACTCCATCCACAGTCCTTCGTATTCATCCCTAGTCACAgttttgtcattgtcatgtcCAATGATTTTCCATTCGTTTGTAAATGTGCCTATAATTAGGCCACATAATCCAGTAATGGACATAATATAACCGAAGAGCTGAAGAGCCATTGATGAATTGAAAGACAAACGCACAAGTTGAATTCTTTGAAGACGGTCAGTACTATGTGTCCAGTGTCCTGTTACTGAAGCTCATTGATTGAAACTGAGTAATCTGGGCTGCTATTTATTATTGTGAGAGTAGGTGTGAATCAGTTGTTACGTCATTCATGGACAGGACATTGGGTCAGATTTTCTTGGAAGTAACAGCTTTATTCCGGCAAAATCTAGCTTGAACTCAAGTTAAAagtgtacactgaaaaaaatgattttttttatgctgttcactttatttaaacaacttattttgattcaacgccattgtatcaggtttctggtttaaatgtgattgattcatgttaaattgacttgaaacgattactctttgacttaacttgatgtttttatattggaataacatgtttcaatcaagtaaaccCAACCAAGTAAATCCCAAACAGGattttcacttcccatcatgctttgcaaagggaCTGAACTAGgagtgtaaatgttgaaatagtgttattttaagcagtttttgggaagatgagaaaatggaaagactttttaatgtttactgttctattatgttggtatttaaaagtttctgttaattaatagttttagggttaccattgtggtgaattgTTGcacttgtgcttgggttgaggacctgctaacaaactttcaaattactttaataAGAAAGTAATCATTGTGGTAGTGCTCTGggttgcatttcccaaaagcattgtaagcctatGTTGATAGTAaaaccattgccaccaatggacttctgatcaatttaggctttacaatgtttttgattaagGCAATTTAGGCTGCATCCAGTATCACATCTAGATTTCTAACACAGAACATCACAAAAGTTATgtaaatcacaaaattaaactAGAagaattaattgtaaaaatcaatgtatatgaaaacaatttattttttatttatttatttattgctttttatttattttattttaaatgaacacaattgaTTCTAGTTAATTTAACATGGTTGAATCTATTGGATTTTACTTGTCTCAATCATGTGGAACCACTGTCCATGATTGAATTGAGTAAGTTTgacataactattttacatagATTCTTCCTTAGTCAGTTGTTTTGTCACAACTCAAGGATTTTGCATAGAgtaaaaataaacctttaatgttaataaaaactaaGTTGGTTGTGTTGACCCAACGTAAGTACATTAAATTGGAATAACAGAATTGCataatgctgaaataaagcAATTTAATCATGTGGAAATcctttccatgatttttttatgttcgttcaaagagttatttttttgagtgtagcgGTTGAAGTTTTGGGTTGGAAAACTGTTGGTTCAGTCGCCTACAAAAAGTCATTCTGGATAAAAGCAAATAAAcagttgcatttttattttgatgtattaACATCAAGGAGGATGGAGATGAATAATGTTTCATGTGAAATGATGTGAAAACATTCAAACTGTATAAATCAGCACATTCCATCTGATGATAAATGCATCATGATCATGATAGATCGTACAAATTGTTTTGAAGACACACCTGCTTAATCACGGATATATctaaaagatatttttattatttccacTCATAATCTTGTGATGTTTCCTCCTTTTTTTTGGGTTGTGATTGTAACAGGAAACAAGTGGGTGGGTGGGAGGATGGACACTAATATGTCGGGAAAGCAATTCACTAATAGTAACAGCGACTAAtactattgttaaaaaaaaagaaaaaagctactactgtttattttatttctgaagctgtttcatgattaatttacagtcaaaccaaaatttattcagacaccttgaacatttcattcattaattcagtttattcactatagtttaaaaaaaaaaatggtaataaaatatgacaagatttcagagttttcagaaaaataacacttaagcaaaacatggtcaggtcaaagtgtctgaataatttttggttccaaatttttatcaattttactggtagtccaccgTATGAagaatatgtcacagtttactttattttgctatccttacttacataaatgaactatagtgtcctgcacccactagtgaaaatatatcaaaaatatctgaataatttttggtttgactgtgtatgaatgcttctgtcattaatttcaaCAACTTTTATGGGTCCCATGTGGTTGTTTTTTAgattcacattttctttctttatgtTATGTAAAGGTCAATTTAAAATAGCCTGGGAAATGTTTAACAATGCcttcatcacatttttttttttttttcattaaatttcttttaaacaccctttttaaatgtccttttatgtattttattattattgtaaaatgctttgaaataaatacccatttaaatatatattttgcggAAATTACTTcatgtttatgttcaaacacaaAACGTGTTTGTGTTCAAACACAAAACGTGTTTGTGTGACACTTAGAAGCAAATAGcgaaacagaaagaaagaaaatgcccCAGCAACACCAGAGTAGTGTATGCTTTGGCTCCTGCACAAAAATGTATTCCAGTACTCAAGCTGATGACTGTACAAACacattctgttttgtttcattgcAGGAGTCATGTCTGAAGCACAAGTTGTTAGCGTCGACGGCACAATGCCAATATTTAATAGGGTCTTGTTAAAAACAATCTAATGCCATCTTGTGGTCCTTCTGTATACTGTCTGACTGGAGAGTAGCCTATATTATCAATGCTGTGTACAAGcattttgttaaagggttagttcacccaaaaatgaatattccttcgtcatttactcaccctcatgtcgttccaaacccgtaagactttcgtttatcttcgtTTATCTTCtttaaatctgagagatttctgtccctccattgacagcctacgcaaacTGAaaatttgacgcttcaaaaagttcataaagagatcgtaaaactaatccatatgaattgagcggtttagtccgaattttctgaagagacactaTCGtattatatgatgaacagattgaatttaggcttttatttacatataaacattatatgTAGCCTATTGTTTGAGCTAGGCCTATAACAtgctaacaatgaacagttattaatatattctgtaacaaaatgtattttttgtaaatgttagttaatgcaacctttttgtaaagtgttaccatattgttatttttttatttttttttattttgtgtaaactattaattgcataaatatatataaaaaaaatatatatataggctacaataaaataaataaataaaatataaacatacttaatattttatgttaaataacatttatataatatggTTTTctcagatttttaaatatttgattgtgTATCATCAGACCAACCTATCAAGCATATAtcgtaataatgttttttactgACTTATTTTTGAAAGTTAGCTACTAAAGATATTATAAGTAGTAACCGGCAATACCCCGAAACATCAGTTACAAGTTCATGTCACAACTCCCAGCATGCGCCCTAGGACTGCCGCTCTCAAACCTGTCGGATGTCATTCCTGGAAAGACAGCCTGAGGCCCAACGACAATTACAATGAGAATGTATCTGGCTTTCTCTCCTTTTATATCATACACAAATAACACTATTGAAATGTGGAGCGAATATGagggattattatttttttttttttttttttttaggtagcAGTCTAGTACATACTTGTAGGCTACTTCATCATATAGCCTACTTTAAGACCCTATTGCAGAACAAGAGTGACACAGATTTTACACCTTTCTGGAATTCTGTCATGAAGTATTCATGCTCATGTTGAAAGACTTTCGTTCACCTTCagaaacaaattaagatatttttaatgaaatctgagagatttctgtccctccattgaaagtctctTCACCCAAAACTCTAACGCtgcaaaacattcataaagaaaTTTGTTTTTTCTTCCGAAGATGATCTAAAGTCTTAGGGATTTGGAGTGAGCAAACACATAGTTTCTCGggagaacgcaaaagttttgtgagggAATGTAAAAGcatttcaatatatattttttcatctcATAGcctatttttttccatcacaatGTCCCTATAGGGGCTCCGTAGGAACGACATGAGTAGCCtaattgatgaaaaaaaataaaataaaaaaaataataaaatcttttGGTGAGATATCCCTTTAAGTAGGACTCGCGAATCTCCGAGTCTCAAGATTCGAGTTTCAGGACTCGAGTTTTGCTCTTTGCCAAAAGCAAAACTATAACCAACATGGTGAACTTATTTTCATGTAGCctggtcgttttttttttttttttttttttttttaattcagaagaATAAGTTTTTACACGCATATCCAACCTGTTTGAGTTTAATTATCACTGACTCGACACACCCTCATGTGACCACCTGTACCGGTTTTTCCTGAAGATGTGCCGCAGGCTCATCGGTCCGAGAAGGGTAAATGCCGAGAATTAAAGGAAAGCCAATAGACATACACACCTGCGCGCCGACACACCTAAAAGCCTCCACTTTTCACTCACGGAGGAGAAAGTGTTGAAGTGTAGAGTTTAAAACTGTTTGGAGGTTGTCATTGCTGAGTGTTGGGTGTGTAAATATCCATGTTTCGACACGGGACTCGTGTTTGGACCGCTGTTGCTGCGTTTCTCTCAGGTAAGCAACTGTCATACTGAGGGGAGCAGTTTGCGTAACTGACAGTTAGTTTAAGTGACATAGTTCAATGTTATATGAAATAAGATACAAATGAAGACTTACAGGTTAATACACACAGCCTATGTGTTCACTCATGGCGCGTTCTTGTTATTTTTATACACGTGTAGCGTTACACACGTCTTAAATTGGTGGCTTTGTTGTGTCGCGTCTTACCGTGCGTTGCGTTTTTAAGATGGCGCGCTAAGTTCAAATAAAACGTTAGGCTACTGTTTgtacttaatgtttttttaagaaaacttGGAATTGTGTGGCTCTCACTAAACAAAATTGTTTATGACGGAAGCCTAGAACCACAAGATAGGAAAATACAATTCAaggtatttttttatatatagtgcCACAGTGCTTTCACTTCTAGAAAAACAGACCATAATAGTCAAGAAAATAGACTCAGGAAGGCAAAAACTTTCACCTCGTGATTCAGGGCTCCGTGCTActcaaatattaaattaataggCCTAGCTTTAGCATGTTCAAATGATACATTTGATACTTATGCATTTAGTATCGAAAGTATCTTTTTTAATTATGTAGACCCTAGTATTGTGTAAATTAGTTTTAGCATCACTAATTTTAATTCGATCATTTAGCTTTgacaaagctgtattttcactATCATTAATCacttttaaaactacaaatATTCAGTATAATCCCCTAGTTAACATGAGTTATGGCATGATTTATGTTATTAtacacaaatgtttaaaatacgTTTTACTGTAGAATTATCGCGTCACACTGGAGAAACCACTGTCCCTGTTAATATCAACCATTGATGCTCAAAGATGATTCTCTGTTAAAGCTATTAGGTTCTGTTATAGTGGACATGTGGATGAAATTTCAAAAATGAACTCATGTTTTATTTCAGATGTTGCATAACGCCCGTTTACCTGGAGTTTTTGACCTGCACTGCACATTGCTAGGAATCGTGGCTGAGATGAACAGCAGGATTTCAGTCATTGTTTCTAGTAGTGGGCGCTGCAGATATTCAGCTTCTTGCCATGAATATCTGGGAGTATCTGGAGTCTTATCTACAATCCTAATGAGAAAAAGGTCTAATACAATGCATGTATAGcacatatgtgtatatatattggTTGCCGCTGGACGGCAGTAGAATGCAAGGAAAGTGACAATGGGCAACTGATCTGCATGCACCATGCAAGTAACTGAAAATCTTTGGCATGTTGGTGAACCTGCCCAGGAGAGGCAGTTGTTAGGAATTTAGACTTCCTCATTCATTTGTAATTGAGGCCTTTATCCAGAAAATAACCACATCACACAATTAGATCATGCATTTGATCATTTATAGCAATTTGTTTTAAAGCTTCTCTTCACTTTTTGTTGTCTTAGATTAAGTTGTTTAAGTGTCAGTGACAAATAAAGATGATGAATGTTTATGATGGTTTCATGTGTATGAAAACTTTGTGGATACAGTCTGTCATTAGGCTAAATTAAAACCTTATTTTCCTCCAAGTAACACTTCCTTAAACAAATAATTACTTCAGTAAGGAGATCTGTCAGGGCCCCTCTGTGATATTCCCTGTTCTGTTTCTTCCTTctggttttttgtttttgtttttgtcacatgACAACAAAATAGTTTCTTGGATAGTGATTATactataactttttaaaattagtgctgtcaactcgattaatcgcacctaacataggtttgtgtgtgtgtataggacatttggccgagatacaactatattgaaaatctggaatcctTTTAAAGCTGTCCAAataaagtccttagcaatgcatatccactcaaaaaataattataattatatatatatatatatatatatatatatttacagtaggaaatttacaaaatatcttcatggaataTGTTTACTTAATAttgtaatgatttttggcataaaagaaaaatctgtaATTTTGGCCCATACAATgaattgttggctattgctacagataaacccgtgcgacttatgactggttttgtggtccagggtcatttagtatacatataatttatatatattttatataacttttgttagatgtgattaatcgatttgacagcactatttaaaatatagactttttttattaaagtgcttatatatacatatatataaaattaaaaaaaaaataaatacaaatcttACTGAATAGACACAAAAGACCTTCTGTCAGGTTATAACCAGGAGCTTGCTGTATATTTGAATCAGATGTGTTAGATTTCAAATACTTCATTGACACAAATATACcctttaaaagtaatttatttggTATTTACAGTTGGCCAGTGGAAGCTATGAGAATGTGCAAGATACAAACACTTTCGCCGGTCACAAAACGTTTCCAGCACCAGCTGATTGTAAAAGAAACTGGCATGAATTTCATCTCCATTGAGTGAAAAATTCTAAAGTCTGTCACTCAGTCTCACACATACACGTACATTTACAATGGCATAACAGGTGTGAAAAGTTCAGTTTGCACAACTCTTGTAAACCAGAAGTTTTTCCCCTCAGAACAAACAGATGACCATTGGATATTATCAGTTTTACAGCAATACTTTTTTAAATCCCTGAATGTTGAACATTTGGCACAGGCCAATCCAGCCAATTAGTATCAGAATTCTAACATAAAATGTTCTTTTCAAATACTACAGCGCACTGTGATATGCGCTAGATTGACAgcactgaaagagagagagatatatatGCACATTCAtcactaaaacacacacacataaagtgATTCAAAACTGATTCAGTAATACAATTTACAGAAAATGTTCTTAATCACCTTGTAAGCCTATAGCCGCATGGATGGCAACATAAGATATTTTCCCTAAAAGTTTATTGGACACATTTCAGGCCATGCCTTTCATTGGAATGCACCAACACAAACTAGCATATTGTCATTTTCAAGATATTAACATGAGAGCGTTCAGCACTAGCGATCGAACACTGGTCTTAAAGAGGCACTAATGCGATACAAAAGTAGCTGCTGTCTTAAGTTGTATCTGTACAGGATGCTACATGTAGCCCGCACAATCATATTCTCAAAAGCGAAGCAGAATATAATCCCTTTAGAACACATTTTGACAGGAATATGGAATGTAAGCAATAACTGATCAGTAAGAAATAAATGCCCTGATAAAGTGATGTGCATACGGCACTTTCCAtgaatagggtaaaaaaatTGGTCTTTTTCTCTGAAATATATGCACAAATCTAATGTTCTTAACAAAGAGCTATTAGATTTGCTTAAGTATTTTACACTAGTATTATTTTGTATGATATCACACAACATCATAATACTGTTAAACCTATTTTAATGACCAAAAATGCAACATTTGGTCCCAAACTAGCCAGCTCTAACTGAATGATTTAGGCTAAACTTGCAACACGGTTACCAGTTAATGTATATTCATAGTTTAGATCTACCTTTTTTACCACATACAACCATGTCCCATCGAGGTCCCTTAGGTTGGCGGACTACATGCTCCTGGCTGTACCTAGAACAAGGCTGAAGCATAGGGGAGATAGGGCCTTTGCAGTTGCTGGCCCAAAACTGAGGAATAATTTACCATTGTAAGTGAGACTGGTCCAAACACTCTCTGCTTTTAAATCTAGTCTTAAAACATACTTTTATTCTGTGGTATTTAATTCAGTTTGAGagttgtgtgttttgtttttgtctctgttgttgtttatttaatgattttgGATGTACATGATTTTTGGATGActgactaaaaaaaataaaataaatatacataaactgattttttatcaggggtgtccaaccctgctcctggagggccactgtcctgcaaagttcagctccaaccccaattaaacacacctgaaccagttaatcaaggtcttactaggcatactagaaacttccaggcaggtgtgttgaggcaagttggagctaaaccctgcaggacagtggccctccaggaccaagtttggacacccctgatgtaATTTAATCAGTTTGtcatttttcctctttctttgcTAGAAATAAACAATTGCTAAAAATgagtaacatttataaaaaaaaataaaaaacttttttttttttagacaagtCCTGAACTGTGGTGACATGTTTGCTTAAACTgccaaacaaaaccaaacaaaaacccAAGTAAAACAAAAACCAAAGCACAACAAAACTTCTGAAGGTTCATCTTTTCATTGATCctttgatttttatttgtttgtttttcagcaaAGGATCAATGAAAAGATGAACCTCCAgtagttttgttttgctttgttttttttacttgtttttcagCAAAGCAAAACAACTACTAGAGGTTCATCTTTTCAttgataaaacaaacaaaacattttttcaagagTTTCAAGCCCCATTTCATACGCTATTTGTGGAAAGTGCCAGATAAACGTTGCCATAGTCACACTTGTTTGCTGCTTTGATCtgtttgctggtcagtttttATATCCCTGCTTAAAGTAAGTTTGCCACCAAATGCAAAGCACTGTAAATCTGAACACTGAGATATTAACATGAATTGCACATGATGATGCAAGCAAGAAAACTGTTTATATCTGTGCCAACAGCAATGCTACCAACATGCCTTAAAACTTGTGTTTTGgatttttattgaattataaataaaaatatataaaaattaaaaaatgagatgtttttttgcccttttttttttgtattttttttttttgtttccggACGACAAGATTCATATAGACCCCATAGAGTTCACATTCAGCCAGCATGCATTTGAACATTGGAGCATATTAGCAGCATCTACAAAGTAGATGAGATAATCGCTATGGACACTGCAGGAAATATCATTATAACAAAGGCACCCGAAGGCTGAGCGTCTCGAACCCTAGCTGTACGTGAGCCGACAGTGTGCGTGACGAGTCTCTCTCAAATGATATGGAGGGCAAATGAAGAAGAACTGACAACCTCACCTTGATATTTGATTGGTTTGAAGACTGAACCTGCTTATCAAGATGTGGAGATGTGTTAGAGCAGGGCTGGAAttttgcattaaattgttcTCCAGAAATTTGATCACTTCGGTTTATGCTAACAGTCTCTTCGGATAGATCAGTGAAAGggtaaaacaatataatatgaattaaaaaataaaatatatcctctcaaaataaatcaataaatatatagCACAATTCAAGCATGTGTTttc
The DNA window shown above is from Ctenopharyngodon idella isolate HZGC_01 chromosome 10, HZGC01, whole genome shotgun sequence and carries:
- the LOC127520637 gene encoding claudin-1 isoform X1 — its product is MVHADQLPIVTFLAFYCRPAATNIYTHMCYTCIVLDLFLIRIVDKTPDTPRYSWQEAEYLQRPLLETMTEILLFISATIPSNVQCRSKTPDEIQLGRVMMIISIVFSSLAALVAISGLRYTRCLDENEQSKDRTAFAGGILFVCSGLCALGITSWFMYGIVENFFQDTRDDRYVIGRSLIGAFFASLLCLFGGVLLCACSVTHLRSNKNLSTHLISKNPGKDYV
- the LOC127520637 gene encoding claudin-1 isoform X2, which produces MALQLFGYIMSITGLCGLIIGTFTNEWKIIGHDNDKTVTRDEYEGLWMECEINSLSVVHCKYYNSLLHQTYEIQLGRVMMIISIVFSSLAALVAISGLRYTRCLDENEQSKDRTAFAGGILFVCSGLCALGITSWFMYGIVENFFQDTRDDRYVIGRSLIGAFFASLLCLFGGVLLCACSVTHLRSNKNLSTHLISKNPGKDYV
- the LOC127520637 gene encoding claudin-1 isoform X3; protein product: MECEINSLSVVHCKYYNSLLHQTYEIQLGRVMMIISIVFSSLAALVAISGLRYTRCLDENEQSKDRTAFAGGILFVCSGLCALGITSWFMYGIVENFFQDTRDDRYVIGRSLIGAFFASLLCLFGGVLLCACSVTHLRSNKNLSTHLISKNPGKDYV